The Pyrus communis chromosome 9, drPyrComm1.1, whole genome shotgun sequence genome has a segment encoding these proteins:
- the LOC137746110 gene encoding probable 2-oxoglutarate-dependent dioxygenase SLC1 isoform X1, translating to MIFLNGASLISRLGFGIYLMSPTMTVLTTTENGESDQYQNGVKRLNEIGINKLPNKYILPTLERPNRSDDQEPNVSNQNLKLPIIDFKELQGPNRPQVIKSLANACEQYGFFQLVNHGIPSDITSSMTDVSTRFFELPFEERAKYMSSDMRAPVRYGTSFNQNKDKVFYWRDFLKLMCHPLPDVLSHWPSSPVDMRKLTATYAEENKYLFLMLMDAIFESLRIVGTTENTTEEDEMLKDFKDGSQLMVVNCYPPCPQPDLTLGMPPHSDYGFLTILLQDEVEGLQIKKQDKWITVEPIPNSFVVNVGDHLEIFSNGKYKSALHRVLVNSLKGRISVASLHTLPFTRSVGPSPKLINESNPRRYKDTNFASFLEYISSREPKWKNFLESRKLLT from the exons ATGATTTTCCTTAATGGTGCTTCTTTAATTTCCAGGTTAGGTTTTGGAATATATCTCATGTCTCCAACGATGACAGTGTTGACAACTACCGAGAATGGGGAAAGTGATCAGTACCAAAATGGCGTGAAGCGCTTGAATGAGATTGGTATAAACAAACTTCCAAACAAGTACATACTGCCCACTTTAGAACGACCTAACCGGAGTGATGACCAGGAACCAAACGTATCCAACCAAAATCTGAAGCTGCCCATCATCGATTTCAAGGAACTGCAAGGTCCCAATAGACCCCAAGTCATTAAATCTCTGGCTAATGCCTGTGAACAATATGGCTTCTTTCAG TTGGTAAACCATGGCATTCCAAGTGATATTACAAGCAGTATGACCGACGTGAGCACTAGGTTTTTTGAGCTCCCTTTCGAGGAGAGAGCCAAGTACATGTCCTCAGATATGCGTGCGCCAGTCCGATATGGGACTAGCTTTAACCAGAACAAAGATAAGGTGTTTTATTGGAGGGATTTCTTGAAGCTAATGTGCCATCCTTTACCAGATGTCCTTTCTCACTGGCCTTCGTCACCGGTGGACATGAG GAAACTGACGGCTACCTACGCAGAGGAAAACAAATACTTATTCCTAATGCTAATGGATGCCATCTTTGAGAGCTTACGAATTGTGGGAACCACAGAGAACACGacagaagaagatgaaatgTTAAAGGACTTCAAAGATGGGAGCCAGCTAATGGTTGTCAATTGCTACCCGCCATGCCCCCAACCTGATCTAACCCTAGGGATGCCTCCCCACTCGGATTATGGGTTTCTTACAATTCTTCTCCAAGATGAAGTTGAAGGccttcaaattaaaaaacaagATAAATGGATCACCGTCGAACCAATCCCCAATTCTTTTGTGGTCAACGTTGGTGATCACCTTGAG ATATTTAGCAATGGAAAATACAAGAGTGCTCTACATAGAGTGTTGGTGAATTCTTTAAAAGGTCGGATTTCTGTGGCCTCTTTGCATACTCTACCTTTCACGCGCTCGGTTGGACCGTCGCCAAAACTTATCAACGAATCAAATCCAAGGCGGTACAAGGACACTAATTTTGCCAGCTTTCTGGAGTATATTTCATCTCGTGAGCCTAAATGGAAGAATTTCCTCGAGTCTAGGAAGTTATTAACCTAA
- the LOC137746110 gene encoding probable 2-oxoglutarate-dependent dioxygenase SLC1 isoform X2 — protein sequence MSPTMTVLTTTENGESDQYQNGVKRLNEIGINKLPNKYILPTLERPNRSDDQEPNVSNQNLKLPIIDFKELQGPNRPQVIKSLANACEQYGFFQLVNHGIPSDITSSMTDVSTRFFELPFEERAKYMSSDMRAPVRYGTSFNQNKDKVFYWRDFLKLMCHPLPDVLSHWPSSPVDMRKLTATYAEENKYLFLMLMDAIFESLRIVGTTENTTEEDEMLKDFKDGSQLMVVNCYPPCPQPDLTLGMPPHSDYGFLTILLQDEVEGLQIKKQDKWITVEPIPNSFVVNVGDHLEIFSNGKYKSALHRVLVNSLKGRISVASLHTLPFTRSVGPSPKLINESNPRRYKDTNFASFLEYISSREPKWKNFLESRKLLT from the exons ATGTCTCCAACGATGACAGTGTTGACAACTACCGAGAATGGGGAAAGTGATCAGTACCAAAATGGCGTGAAGCGCTTGAATGAGATTGGTATAAACAAACTTCCAAACAAGTACATACTGCCCACTTTAGAACGACCTAACCGGAGTGATGACCAGGAACCAAACGTATCCAACCAAAATCTGAAGCTGCCCATCATCGATTTCAAGGAACTGCAAGGTCCCAATAGACCCCAAGTCATTAAATCTCTGGCTAATGCCTGTGAACAATATGGCTTCTTTCAG TTGGTAAACCATGGCATTCCAAGTGATATTACAAGCAGTATGACCGACGTGAGCACTAGGTTTTTTGAGCTCCCTTTCGAGGAGAGAGCCAAGTACATGTCCTCAGATATGCGTGCGCCAGTCCGATATGGGACTAGCTTTAACCAGAACAAAGATAAGGTGTTTTATTGGAGGGATTTCTTGAAGCTAATGTGCCATCCTTTACCAGATGTCCTTTCTCACTGGCCTTCGTCACCGGTGGACATGAG GAAACTGACGGCTACCTACGCAGAGGAAAACAAATACTTATTCCTAATGCTAATGGATGCCATCTTTGAGAGCTTACGAATTGTGGGAACCACAGAGAACACGacagaagaagatgaaatgTTAAAGGACTTCAAAGATGGGAGCCAGCTAATGGTTGTCAATTGCTACCCGCCATGCCCCCAACCTGATCTAACCCTAGGGATGCCTCCCCACTCGGATTATGGGTTTCTTACAATTCTTCTCCAAGATGAAGTTGAAGGccttcaaattaaaaaacaagATAAATGGATCACCGTCGAACCAATCCCCAATTCTTTTGTGGTCAACGTTGGTGATCACCTTGAG ATATTTAGCAATGGAAAATACAAGAGTGCTCTACATAGAGTGTTGGTGAATTCTTTAAAAGGTCGGATTTCTGTGGCCTCTTTGCATACTCTACCTTTCACGCGCTCGGTTGGACCGTCGCCAAAACTTATCAACGAATCAAATCCAAGGCGGTACAAGGACACTAATTTTGCCAGCTTTCTGGAGTATATTTCATCTCGTGAGCCTAAATGGAAGAATTTCCTCGAGTCTAGGAAGTTATTAACCTAA
- the LOC137744396 gene encoding uncharacterized protein: MNLGETIKEENSVTSQDRAKAMIFTRRHLDEGLKSEYLTVEDSLTLWKALRNKYNHQKTAILPRVCYEWTHQRIQDFKAVAEYNFTMFRISSQMKLCGETITEEDMLEKTFSNFYASNVLLQQQYRE; the protein is encoded by the coding sequence ATGAATCTTGGAGAAACAATCAAGGAGGAGAACAGTGTAACTTCTCAAGATAGGGCGAAGGCCATGATCTTTACCCGTCGCCACCTTGATGAAGGACTAAAAAGCGAGTACCTAACGGTTGAAGATTCGTTAACTCTTTGGAAGGCATTGAGAAACAAATACAATCACCAGAAAACGGCGATTCTTCCAAGAGTTTGTTATGAGTGGACTCACCAaaggatccaggatttcaaggCAGTGGCTGAATACAATTTTACGATGTTCAGAATTAGCTCCCAGATGAAACTCTGTGGGGAAACCATCACCgaggaagatatgctggaaaagacttttAGCAACTTTTATGCCTCAAACGTGCTCCTGCAGCAACAGTATAGAGAGTGA